Part of the Elusimicrobiota bacterium genome, GGGCGCGGCTATTGAGCCGGGGGCGTCGGCAAATACCGTCTGGTAGCGCGCTTCGTCAGCCGCAAACTCGGCGTTGCCGCAACTTTTTCTTTTTCTGGCTTTTAAAATATACTGGGGAAGGGGAACCTGTCCATGTTCCGTCAGATAGGCTTCGTTAACCGGGCTGGAAAATTCAAAGGTCCAACTGCCGTCCGGGTTAAGCCCGGCGCAGACGGCATTGACACCCGCGCCGCATACAAGGCGCTGCCCCGCTTTTATTTTCCTTGCAAGCGCCGTCCAAATGGTCATATCCGGACGCTGCGGAGCAATAAGAAGCAGATCGGTTTTTCCTCCCGTGGGCTTTTCCGCCGGCAGTTTCGCTTTCCAGACGCGGCTTCTGTTTAAGACCAGCAGATCATTGGGCCCCAGCAGCGAGGGCAGCTCACGGAAAACAAGGTGGCTCATAGAGGCGGAAGCGCGGTTAAGTACCAGCAGGCGCGAGGAGTCCGCCGGCTCGGCCGGTTTTGGGGCTATAAGCGGCTCTATTTCCAGGGAAGAAAATTCGTGCAAAGACGCGGAGGTTGCCCTAACCGCCTGCTTATTTGCCGAAGGCCCCGCCCTTTTGGGGCAAAGCGACGGGGTATTACCGGAATTATGTCCATAAGCGATAGCATCCGAACCAAAAGAGCGGAGCAAGCGTTTGGCGGGGTCAGTTGTCATAATCGGTTATGGAAGCGCCGGGGTAATAATGCCTGAGAATTTTTTTATAACTCTTTCCGCGCGCGGCCATTTCTTTCGCGCCTTCCTGACAGAGTCCCACGCCATGCCCCCAGCCGCGCCCGTAAAATTCATATCCGCTTTTGTCCTCTTTAATACGGGTGATATATGTGCTTCTAAAAGAATTGCTGCCGAAATTTTTCCTGAATTCACCGGCGGGCAGCTGGAAGTCCCCCTGATCCGTGTGAAAAAGCAGGCTGAGAGCTCTCCCGGAACGGTCCTTTTTATATACCTTGATGGCTTTAATCTTTAACGCGGTCGATCCGCTGTTTTGCACAAAAGTGAGCAGGTCTTCGTATGGCACATGGAAGCTCCACTGATAATGCGCGGCGAGGGAACAATAAGGATCGCTCACCCCTTCAAGTGGCTTCACGACTTCCTCACCCCAGTACGCTTTTGCGCTGGCGGTGCGTCCGCCGCAGCAGGAGTGAAAAAAAGCGGTTATTATTTTGCCCTTGTATTTCAGCACCTCTCCGCGCGTGGAGTTAACGGCCTCAAGTATCCTTGAATTTACGCCTTTCGTTCCGTTGTATACCTGCATGTCGGCTCCGGAGGTGATATCAAAATCTTTGGCCGGATTTATGTTCTTCGCGGCGTAGCTGCGCGAAGCCACAGCCTGCGCTTTCAGCGCCTCAAGCGGCCAGGAGGGGCTCATTTCCGACGGCAGAACTCCGTAAAGATAGTCTTCAAGCGGGAGTTCTTCTATGATATCAAGCCTGCCGTTTGAAGCCACCTTGATCAGCATATCCCCTTTGTAAATGTTTCCGCCGAGGCGTATTTTTTCGGAACCATCCGCCGCCAACAGCCTTATTGGAG contains:
- a CDS encoding SpoIID/LytB domain-containing protein, coding for MLRLAASLVFAFCVSVNASDGAQGDSGPRIRVAIVRDSPPIKLKTSVKTYVQEVKTGQKYLLLANAYYEIRSFGTQSLSVANQKLSSPIRLLAADGSEKIRLGGNIYKGDMLIKVASNGRLDIIEELPLEDYLYGVLPSEMSPSWPLEALKAQAVASRSYAAKNINPAKDFDITSGADMQVYNGTKGVNSRILEAVNSTRGEVLKYKGKIITAFFHSCCGGRTASAKAYWGEEVVKPLEGVSDPYCSLAAHYQWSFHVPYEDLLTFVQNSGSTALKIKAIKVYKKDRSGRALSLLFHTDQGDFQLPAGEFRKNFGSNSFRSTYITRIKEDKSGYEFYGRGWGHGVGLCQEGAKEMAARGKSYKKILRHYYPGASITDYDN
- the queA gene encoding tRNA preQ1(34) S-adenosylmethionine ribosyltransferase-isomerase QueA, which encodes MTTDPAKRLLRSFGSDAIAYGHNSGNTPSLCPKRAGPSANKQAVRATSASLHEFSSLEIEPLIAPKPAEPADSSRLLVLNRASASMSHLVFRELPSLLGPNDLLVLNRSRVWKAKLPAEKPTGGKTDLLLIAPQRPDMTIWTALARKIKAGQRLVCGAGVNAVCAGLNPDGSWTFEFSSPVNEAYLTEHGQVPLPQYILKARKRKSCGNAEFAADEARYQTVFADAPGSIAAPTAGFHFTPAVFAALEARGARVAFVTLHIGWGTFRPVRCKNPADHVMLEETCFLDSGTASMINAHKKSGGRVIAVGTSSMRTLETFAGTDGRLIHGERRAGLFIRPGYKFKVAGAFITNLHVPDSAPLYMTAAFAGREPLFKAYTEAVREKYRFYSYGDSMLIL